Proteins encoded in a region of the Dreissena polymorpha isolate Duluth1 chromosome 6, UMN_Dpol_1.0, whole genome shotgun sequence genome:
- the LOC127835983 gene encoding polypeptide N-acetylgalactosaminyltransferase 10-like — protein sequence MAFSKLAVRREDKERIDELYTQSGINVLLSDLLPVNRPVPDSRPLGCSSLSYPTDLPTISVVIPFHNEWPSVILRTVYSLVNRSPPHLLKQIILIDDNSNLRDLQAHFQEDLEKHFPGNLVTLRRLHVRSGLVRARLVGFKLVTSDTVTFFDSHMEVNEGWLPPLLAEIRKDRKTVAMTQLDYIKRDSLAYEYTNGYKTRYGFDWTMTFFETYFRADHLRGKTEADTLPGVVMVGPGAVIDVQYFKEIGAYDPDMMIWGGENLELPWRVWLCGGRMLHVPCSRVGHIARTQPYHFPQGRQATENKNYKRAVEVWMDGYKEYVYEANPEIKIADAGDLTERLALKARLQCRPFRWFLDNVWPELLVYKEYTTAWGYVENVADDQHRCLDNNGYLFSVAESVVAKPCVHKLPSPDEATRETATKQTFALTRDRRFRSLLQCIVVKGSVSVDNMATMVGCYEGDKETWTHDGPGLLKHDLTGLCLETIQEGGLRMSKCDVTSHRQHWTFHVYNSAGNQKAVPGSKHTL from the exons ATGGCATTTTCCAAGCTGGCAGTGCGGAGGGAAGATAAAGAGAGG ATCGACGAACTGTACACTCAAAGCGGGATCAATGTTCTTCTTAGCGATCTCCTTCCGGTTAACAGGCCGGTTCCCGACTCGCGACCTTTAGG TTGCTCGAGTCTCTCCTACCCGACAGATCTGCCGACGATAAGCGTGGTGATACCGTTTCACAACGAGTGGCCGTCGGTGATCTTACGTACAGTATACAGCCTGGTGAACCGGTCACCTCCGCATCTGCTCAAGCAAATAATACTCATCGATGACAACAGCAATCTACGTGA CCTACAAGCTCATTTTCAAGAGGATCTTGAGAAGCATTTCCCGGGAAATCTCGTCACGCTTCGGCGACTGCACGTGAGGTCTGGTCTCGTGCGCGCGCGACTCGTGGGATTCAAACTGGTAACGTCAGATACGGTGACGTTCTTTGATAGCCACATGGAGGTCAACGAGGGATG GTTGCCCCCCCTACTGGCGGAAATCCGTAAGGACCGGAAAACTGTTGCAATGACGCAGTTGGACTATATTAAAAGGGATTCGCTGGCGTATGAATATACCAACGGCTACAAGACCCGCTATGGCTTCGACTGGACGATGACATTCTTCGAGACCTACTTTCGAGCTGATCATCTGCGAGGCAAGACCGAGGCCGACACACTTCC GGGCGTGGTGATGGTAGGCCCAGGGGCGGTGATAGATGTCCAGTACTTCAAGGAGATCGGGGCCTATGACCCGGACATGATGATCTGGGGAGGAGAGAACCTCGAGTTGCCATGGAGG GTGTGGTTATGCGGCGGTCGCATGCTGCACGTGCCATGCTCCCGAGTGGGCCACATCGCACGCACCCAGCCGTACCATTTCCCACAAGGGAGGCAGGCGACGGAGAACAAAAACTACAAGCGTGCAGTCGAAGTCTGGATGGACGGGTACAAGGAGTACGTGTATGAGGCTAACCCGGAGATCAAG ATCGCGGACGCCGGCGACCTGACTGAGCGGCTGGCGCTGAAGGCGAGGCTGCAGTGCCGTCCCTTTCGGTGGTTCCTGGACAACGTGTGGCCGGAACTGCTTGTCTACAAGGAGTATACCACTGCATGGGGATAC GTAGAGAACGTGGCAGACGACCAGCATCGTTGTCTTGACAACAACGGGTACCTGTTTTCCGTTGCCGAATCCGTGGTGGCCAAACCATGTGTACACAAACTACCATCACCAGATGAGGCAACGCGTGAAACCGCCACGAAACAG ACGTTCGCGCTTACACGTGACAGGCGATTCCGGTCGCTGCTGCAGTGTATTGTGGTCAAGGGTTCGGTCTCCGTTGACAATATGGCCACCATGGTCGGTTGCTATGAAGGCGACAAGGAAACCTGGACACACGACGGG CCCGGACtgttaaaacacgatttaacgggTCTTTGCTTAGAGACAATTCAAGAAGGTGGTCTGCGCATGTCCAAATGTGACGTCACAAGCCATCGACAACACTGGACGTTCCACGTGTATAATTCAGCTGGAAACCAAAAGGCTGTCCCAGGCAGCAAACACACACTTTGA